The genomic stretch TTCGGTAGGGTGCGGATCCCTGTGTCCGCCCTGTAATTACCACGATCTCGGAATGATCCACCATCCCGGCAGGTTCCACCAGGGCAGGCACGGGGACCTGCCCCTACAACACCTTGGAATAACAAACAACCATGCCATATAACCCGGACATTCATCACCGCCGTTCTATTCGCCTGCGTAATGACGATGATGCACGGGTCGGGGTGATTACCCGGAATTCGGTAGGGTGCGGATCCCTGTGTCCGCCCTGTAATTACCACGGTCCCGGTATGATCCATCACCCCAGCAGGTTCCACCAGGGCAGGCACGGGGACCTGCCCCTACAACACCTTGGAATAACAAACAACCATGCCATATAACCCGGACATTCATCACCGCCGTTCTATTCGCCTGCGTAATGACGATGATGCACGGATCGGGGTGATTATCCAGAATTCGGTAGGGTGCGGATCCCTGTGTCCGCCCTGTAATTACCACGATTTCGGAATGATCCACCATCCCAGCAGGTTCCACCAGGGCAGGCACGGGGACCTGCCCCTACAACACCGTGGAATAACAAACGACCATGCCGTATAACCCGGACATTCATCATCGCCGTTCCATCCGTCTGCGCAATGACGATGATGCACGGGCCGGGGTGATTACCCGGAATTTGGTAGGGTGCGGATCCCTATGTCCGCCCTGTAATTACCACGATCTCGGAATGATCCACCATCCCAGCAGGTTCCACCAGGGCAGGCACGGGGACCTGCCCCTACGATACCCTGGAATAACAAACGACCATGCCATATAACCCGGACATTCATCATCGCCATTCCATCCGTCTGCGTAATTATGATTATACACAGGCCGGGGCCTATTTCGTGACCATCTGTGTGCAACACCGGGAATGTCTGTTCGGGAAAATCACCGTTCCCTGCGTAGGGGCGGATCCCCGTGTCCGCCCTGATCCCCATGTCCGCCCTGTCATTTCCCCTGCAATCCATTTAACCGACGCAGGCCGAATGGTACAGACGATCTGGGATGAAATCCCGGATCATTATCCCGGCATCGAGATTGATGCATTCACGGTCATGCCAAATCATATTCACGGGATTGTGGTATTGACCGATCCTGGTGGCGTAGGGGTGGATCCCCGTGTCCACCCGGATCCCCGTGTCCACCCGGATTCTCGTATCCGTCCTGTTCATCCACCATCACGGCAAATCAACCCAGGGCAGGCACAGGGGCCTGCCCCTACGGGGCCGTTGTCATTGCCGGATGTGGTGCAACGATATAAATCCCTGACCACCAACCAATATATCCAGGGGGTGAAACGAAACGGCTGGCCACCCTTTCCCGGTAAATTATGGCAACCAAATTACTGGGAACACATCATCCGCAACGAGACAGAATTGCAGCGCATCCGCGAATACATCCACAATAACCCGGCCCGTTGGCAGGAAGACGCATTGCATCCCGATCAGCCCCCATTCCCCGGTGAAACCCGTGAATCCTCCCCTCCCTACGGTCAGGAAATTTGGATAACATGAGAGAATGTGCCGCAGCCTGCCGCATCACTCTCTGCACCCAATATCAAAGAAAATAACCCTATGCGCAGCTCTAAAAAACTTCGTTCCGAGGTCCAAAATATCCTCTCCCAAGGTCTCTCGGAGTTGGAGATAAAACTGTATCAAGACCTGCTGCTGGAGATGAGCACAGCCTGTGCTGCCGGCCTGGAAAAAAGCCGGGACTGGCTCGAAGATTCCTTTCGGAAGATAAGGCTGCGGCTCACCGGTGAGAACACGGAGTTCCTCCTCACCCTTGCTGAGCTTCTGATCGCCCGCAGCCTTGATCTGGTCAAAGCAATCAATATTTTAGAAGAAACCAGGAATACATTCAGCAACCGCTATGAAACCGCCTCTTCCGAACAGGAGCAGAGAAAACATATACTGAGTTTTGCCGAGCAGCTCGGAGCCTCTCCGGCCCAACTCCGGCAAGACCGAAAAGCCTTTAAACGATGGTTTGATTTTGACGCTGTGTTGGAACGATGCAGCTCGGAGATAAAAGATACGGAATATCGGCTTGCCTTTCACCTCAACCGCATTGCCGCTGTCACGGTGACCGCTCTAGCAGCCGGTAAGGGATCCGAGGACGAAAAAAGGGTCTGGCGGCGTCTCGATCTCGGTTCCTTTCTTGAGCAGATGATCAGGTATCCGGGAGACCCAAGGGTCAGGAAAGCAGCCTTTCTCAGCCTTACCCGCACCGTCCGACCTCTCAACAAATCTGTTCGAGAAACAATGACCGGCAATCATATCATCTCCTCTATTTACCGTTCAGCTATGGATCCGCAGCAGGATATATGGATCCAGTGCGAAGCCTTGGCCCTGTTGGCCCAGATTTCTTTTTTTTCCTGCCTTGAGGCCCTGACCGTCCGTCTTTCGGAAACACCGGCAGGGGACGATTTCTTTGTCCGGGCACGGGCCGTCCAAATTGCCGAGGGGCTGCTTCCCTCCCCGGCGATCATTGATTCCATCCTTGCCCTGACCGAACATGACCCGAGCCCCTTTGTCCGACAGGCAGGGGTCCGGGCCTTGGCAACCGCGATGATCAAGGAAAAATCACCTCAAACCAGAAGAAATCTGCACCAACTCCTGCACCGGTTTATCCGGCAAGACGATGCACCACAGGTACGAAGTGCCGGAATCCTCACTATCCAGCGTTTCTTTCAAGAAAAGAATGATGCATATCTCTTTGCATCAGCATTGGCTCTGTGCAGAGAAATTCTGGAAAAAGAACAAGACCATTTTGTGCTGCGAGTCCTGCTCCATGCTCTTGCAGAGTCAACCTATACTTTAGCCGGTACAGCAAAATTCGGGACGGCAGAAAGCCTTCTTACCGCCTTCTCCCCGATTCTTCAGCAAGTACATCAACAGAACAACGCGCTCACTGTCCGACGATGGGCTGCCCAGTGTCGGGAAAAATTATTCATCTATGCAGATAAGGAACGCTTTGCTCTGCATCAGGAAATCGCTCAACAGCTCCGGGGGCTGAGCCTCGGTAAGACACGGCGTTTGCCCCGTTCGCTGATCCCGAAAAGCAATCCAAACGCAGGAAGGATATTAGCTGTTCTGGCTCAAGAAGATGCCGGTTTCACGCTCAGACAAAATATCTTCGGCACCCATATCACACGCGGCGATGTCTCTGCCTTTAAATTTTGGCGTCTCCTGTATGAACTGCGGCATCCTTCGCCGGATAAACGACAGGCCCACGATCACACAGTCGGCAGGGTCTATCCGGGAAACACCCTGATCCCCAGCGGAATCATGGGTGAGCTGACCAAGACCAGGGTTCCGGGCGAACCCCTGCTTGTCTCCTCTGAAGATGGCTGGCGCAATTATCTTCCCCTGCCGGACGAAGTGGCTGCCAGTGTCTCCGGCGTGTTCAGCATATTCGGGCGACAGATAACCCGCTACTGCGCAGAGGGCATCACGACCATTACACCGCCTCGCTTTGTTCTCCGACGATGGTGGGCAGCCCTTATGCTGATGCTCCGTTTTTCTCATTATGCCGGACTTCGCAATTGGAAGGACGGGGCAGGATTTCAGCCGAATGCCTATGTACAGGCCATGAAAAAACTCGGGATCATTATATCCTACATATCCTACTATGAATACGGAGCCGTAACGAGCAACGAGCAGCTCGCCCCGGAACAAACACAGGAACAAAAAAAAGACAAAGATGAAGACCCGGCTGTGCGCAGGTTTTTCCTCCCGGTCTTTGCCCTTCCGTTTACCTTTACATATACCCTTTCATTCTCCCTCCCCCAGCTCTCCTTTTCCACTTTTTTTGAAAAAATCGGGCGATATTCCGCCTTCAGAGAGTATTTCTTTTCTGTCTACGAAAACACACTCTATGAACTCGGCCTGTTCACAGCCGTCCTGATTTTGCTCTTTGTCGGCATCCGTTTCTATCTCAGTAAAAAAGTGCGCTCTTCCAGAAAGAAACTGGCTCTGGTGGTGGGCGGCTGGGGTACCAGAGGAAAGTCAGGAGTAGAACGACTCAAGGGGGCCTTGTTCGAAGCAATGGGCCATGGTCAGCTTTCCAAGAGCACTGGCTGTGAAGCAATGTTTATCCACGGGGATAATTTCGGTAAGGCCAAAGAGATGTTCCTTTATCGGCCCTATGATAAGGCCACCATCTGGGAGCATCATATGCTGATTCGTCTAGCCTCGAAAATGCACTCCAAGATCTTTCTCTGGGAATGCATGGGCCTAACTCCCGCCTATGTCGATATCCTCCAGCATTGTTGGTCACAGGATGACTGCTCAACTATCACCAATACCTACCCGGATCATGAGGATATTCAAGGGCCAGCCGGATATGATATCCCCCAGGTGATGACGGAATTCATCCCGGATAAGGCGGTCCTGTTCACCACAGAAGAACATATGCACCCTATCCTTGCCGATGGTGCGGCCCGAAGAGGAACCATCATGCACCGGGCAGGCTGGCTTGAGGCGGGTCTACTCACCGACGATGTGCTTGCCCGTTTCCCTTACCAGGAACATCCCTATAATATCGCCTTAACAATTGACCTCGCTCGACATCTCGGCCTTGAAAAAGACGTTGCACTCAAGGAAATGGCAGACCGGGTCATCCCGGATCTCGGAGTGCTGAAGGCCTTTCCTCCAGCCGAGATTCGGACACGTCGTTTGGAATTTGTCAACGGTATGTCAGCCAATGAGCGTTTTGCCACCCTGGGCAACTGGAAACGCATGGGCTTTGAACGGGATGCGGCAGAAGATAATCCCGAAATCATGCTCACTTCCCTGGTCAATAACCGAGCTGATCGGGTTTCCCGCTCCCAGATGTTCGCCACTGTCCTGGCCCAGGACGTCAACCCTGACCTCTACGTACTCATCGGCGGCAACTTGAGCGGTCTTGCCGGTTATATCCATGATTCCTGGCAAAAAAAACTCAGCTCCATGACTCTATGGGACGCGGAGGAGCAGGAGGGAGCGCAATCCCCGGAAAAAAAATTATTTCAGGCGGCACAATACCTCCGTATTCCGGTAAGCAGAGAGGCGGCTGAACAGCGTATCCAGGTTATGCTTGCAGCGATTCTGCCGATGGCGGACCAGGAAGGAGTAAAAGAAATCAAAGAAACTGAGGATATCAAGACATCAGAAGAATTAGAAGCTCTTCTCCAACAACAAGGGGCAGAAGCTGCCGAGGCCCTGCCTTTTATCAAGGCTGTCAGAGATCGCTGCGGAGAATTCCTTGCTTTTGCAACAAAAATCCGGCAGGATGTTTACCCAGACGTTGCTACCAGAAGTGCGCTTGACCGGGAATTCCATTTGCTCCTGAACAGCTGGTTCCAGAAAAAAATAGTGATTATTGAAGATTATCACGCCAGCGGCAATCAGGTCATCAATCGAATCTTTCAGGTGACACCTCCGGGGATGCTGAACAGGATCATGGGCATGCAGAATATCAAAGGAACCGGCCTGGATTTTGTCTACCGCTGGCAGGCCTGGGAGACCTGTTGGACTTCTTTACAAAAACTCAAAGATAACGATCTCCGGGTGGCCGAACAGGGCCTGGGAGAACTGGTTGTTTTTCAGGAATACGGCCTGCTCTGCGAGGAGGCGGTTCTTCAGACCTTGGACGAGGTTGGGAGCAAACCAACAGCGCGGAACGAACGTTTTCAGGCCCAGCTCTCGCTGATCCGCTCCAGGATGGAGACGACCTTGGCTCAGGTGAAAAAAGATCTCGGCGCGGTCAGGAAAACCAACAGCGCTGCTGTCATAACGGGTTGGATTGAGGCTTTTCTCGATGCAGGCGATGCAGTACGGCGCAAGAAAAAGGCCATGCAGATCTATGAGGACATGGTGACCCAACGGATCAGTCATGAACGAGCCGCCCTTGAGTTAAAGCGGATCAATAAGCGACAGAAAGGGGGTTGGCTTAAGCTGCCTTTTTTTCGTTGAACAGAATAAAAATGTACTGATATCTTCCACCCACCGTTAACGGTGGGCTATGAGCGGTTCGTCCCTCTGGGACGTCTTGTCCCAAAGGGACATTTGCTGATAGCTCGGTGTTTTATCGCCTGGAACCAATTGATTTGTTATATAAAAACAGCAACAGGAAGGACATGAGACCAACAGATAAAACCTTATTGGAACAGATGAAAATTCATGAGGCAGAAATATTTCACCGTAAAAAGCTGATCGATTTTTCCAAAAGGGATGCGGAGCTGCTGAAAAACTGTCAAGGGTTCATATTGGAGCGTCTCGACGGACTTGTTACGGAATTTTATGACCACCAGATATCTTTTGACGAAGTCGCTCTGATCATCGGAGATGCGGACACCTTGCAACGACTGATAGCAGCTCAGAAAGAGTACATAATGAGTCTTTTTGACGGCACCTATGATCTTGAATATACCAACAAGAGGCTTCGTATCGGCCTGGTTCATAAACGGATAGGGGTTGAGCCGAAATACTATCTTTCAGCAGTCAAAGTTCTGAAAGATAAGCTTTCGGAAATTATCCGGGATGAAACAAGCGAAGCGGAACTACGCGATGCCACTGTCAATGCGCTGGACAAACTGCTCTGTTTCGATATTGAGTTGGTTTTTGATACCTATATACGAAGTCTTGTTACGGTGGTGAAATCCGAAAAAGACAAATCAGAGAAATATGCCCTCAGTCTTGAGGAAAAGGTTGCTGAACGTACCCAGGCGTTGCAGGAGCTGGCCCGAAGGGACGGCTTGACAGGTCTCTATAATCATCGTGCCTTTCTGGAATTTCTGAAACGGGATATTGCCTCAGCCCATCGAAATAACCTGCCACTTTCATTGCTCTATTTTGATGTCGATAAGTTCAAACTGATAAATGATCAAAAAGGGCATGTCATGGGAGATAAAATCTTGCAAACCATCGGCAAGATACTCTCTGAAATATCTCGTGAAGTCGATGTGCCCTGTCGCTATGGAGGCGACGAATTCTGCGTTATTCTCTCTGGATGTACAGTCGAAGAGGCCAAAAACTTCTGTCAACGTTTACAAGAACAGTTCTCCGCTCAACATGAAGATATCACCTTGAGCATGGGTATTGCCCAGACCGGTCCGGAGATCTTTCATGATCATGATGAGTTGATAAAACGTGCTGACGAGGCGATGTATCTGGCGAAGAAAACAGGCGGTTTTCAGGTAGAAATCAGTTCCCCCTGAACTGTGCAAGAAGAAGGGAGCACATTTACTATAATTCTGCTGTAGATGGCCCTCTCTTTGTCACCTCCTTACTGATTTTTTTGGTGATTCTGCCTTCAGAAGAAACGACAGGAGAAATGGTTACCTTTTCTTCAGTGAGTGTACCATCCTTTTTTTATTGATTAAGTGTCCATGCCATGGCTTTAGACTGAGGAGCGTATCCCACATCTTTTTATAAATTCTTCAAATACCGTCAACGCTGAAAGGCTTTGATGCAAGCAATTCCTTTACCGCTTCACGCAATTCATGTTGGTGCAAAGGCTTAGTGATGTATTTACGAATCCCCATGGACAGCGCCTTTTTTTCAGAGACGCTGTCACTATGACCGGTACACATGATAATCGGCATTGATGGTTTCACTTCAAGCACTGCTTTTACCAGTTCTTTTCCAGACAATCCCGGCATCGTCTGGTCAGTAATGAGCAAATTGAAACTATTCGGCCGGGCCCGAAAGATCTCCAAGGCTTTGTTGCTGTCGGTGAACGCTTCAACGGTATATCCAGCCTGCTCCAGTCGCTTCCTGTTGATCTGGATCAGTAATTCTTCGTCATCCACCACTAAAATTTTTTCCTTACTGTTATTTTCCTTACTGTCAGATATCACTCCCCCGGATTTTTCTTTATCGAGCGGAATATTTTTCTCCGACGGTGTCTCCTTGGCCGGAAAAGAAACCGTTATAACGGTGCCCTGATCCGCCTGACTTGCGACCCTTATAAAGCCATTACTGTCCCAAGTGATACTCTGGACAACGGCAAGTCCCATCCCACGACTGCCTCTACTCTTCATCGTGTTGAAATAGGGTTCAAACATATTTTCAAAATCTTCTTCAGGTATGCTACAACCGGTGTCCCTGATACTGAGAGTAACATACTCCCCAGGTTCAGCCTGCTGATCGGCCGGGATTACTGTATTGTCTATTTTTTCTTTGTACAGTGCAACGGATAACGTCCCTTTACCCTTGTACATAGCCTGGCTTGCGTTGGTACAGAGATTAACCACAACCTGATGAATATTCATTGGATTCGCCAGGATTGATCCGGATTTCGGATCAATGTCTTCCACAATGGTGAGAGTTTTCGGCAGGGTTGTACGCAACAGCTTCATGGCCTCTTCGACAACAAAGTGGGGCTGGAATAACTCTTTAGTTACGTTACTCTTATTACTATAGGAAAGAATTTGTTTAACTAGGTGAGCGGCACGATTCGTCGCTGTAATAACCTGCTGTGCATATTCCGTCACCTCACTGTCAGAGGACTTAGTGATAATGATCAGCTCGGCAAAACCCAGAATTGCAGAGAGGATATTATTAAAATCATGGGCAATGCCGCCAGCCAGTCTGCCGATGGCTTCCATTTTCCGAGCTCGCTGAAGCTGCTGCTCACTTTCCTTCAGTTCCTGGGTACGCTCATTGACAACATCTTCCAGATGCTCCTGCATTCTGTACAGCTGCAGATGATTTTTGACCCTAGCCAGCACCTCAACCTCTTCAAAGGGTTTTATAATATAATCCAGGCCGCCGACTGCAAAGCCTTTAAGTCGATCTTCCAATGAGCTGAGAGCACTGATAAAAATTACGGGAATATTACAGGTCCTTTCATCAGCCTTTAGACGGCGACAGACTTCAAAGCCATCCATGTCGGGCATTTTGATATCAAGAAGGATCAGGTCGGGCAATCGCTTTTTCACTGCGGCAAGGGCGAGTTCTCCATCGGATGCAGGTCGAACCTGATAGCCCTGTGCTGTCAAAAAACTCACCAGCAATTGTAAATTTTCAGGAACATCATCCACAATAAGTATTTCGCCAGACGTATTATCTTTCACCTTTTTCATATTATTCAAGCCCGTTAGGTGATTTTCATTTTTTATCCCGATCCGCTAGACCGGGTATTGTATTTTATGGCGTTGTACAATCTCTTCAACCCATAAGTTTCTCTATCAACCTATTGAGGTCCTCAGCAGCAATCGGCTTGGACAAAAATCCCAAAGCACCTATCTTGCCTGCCTCACGTATATGTTCAATTTTGCGATCCGCAGAGCAGACAACCATCTTGGCTGTGGGATCTGTCGTCAGAATCTCCCTGATTAAATCCATGCCGTCCATATCAGGCATCAGCAGGTCGGTTACAACCAGATCGGGCTTTTCTTTTTTAAAGATTTCAACGGCCTCCTGGCCGCCTCCGGCCTCCACCACCAGATACCCCTCATTTTCCACAGTCTGTCGATGAATAGTGCGGGTAAATAATGAATCGTCAACAATCAATATTTTCATAGTCATCAAAGGCCTTTTCCCCCTCGCAACGTCCTTTCAAAAGAGTTTTAACGGGTCAAGAATCAGAATAACCTGCCCCGAGCTTGTTATTGTCGCACCGGTAAGCCCCGGAATTTTAGCTAAACTGCCGGTCAACGGTTTAATGACATATTCACGTTCAGTATAAAAAGTATCCACAGCAAGAGCCACTTTCCTGCCGTTCAGATTGACAACCACCATGCTTAATTCATTATGTCGGTCGGTATTTTCAGTAAGAGAAACGGAATGTTCAGATTGAGCCAGCAGTGCGTACAGCGAAAAAACGGGTAACAGATCGTCTCTGACAACCACCATTTGGTTGTTTCTGTGGCCCCGCACCATTTCAGGTGATATTTTTATCGTCTCAACAAGATACTCAAGGGGAAGGTAGTAATGATTGGGGCCAGCTTTCACTTTAAGGCCCTTGCTCACCGCCAGGGTGAGGGGAAGGGTAACGGTCACGGTGGTGCCGGCCTCCGCAACACTGTCTAAGCTTACAGTCCCGCCGATTTTTTCCACATTGGTGCGCACAACATCCAACCCCACACCGCGGCCGGAGACCTCGCCGACTTCTTTTGCCCCGGAAAAACCGGGTCTGAAAATCAGATTCTGTACAGCCGTGTCATCAAGCTCCTCAAGTTCTTCCAGGCTTAAATATCCTTTTGCAACAGCTTTTTCGCGGATATTCTGCGGGTCAACTCCCCGGCCGTCATCAATGACTTCTATAATCACATTACGCCCCCGGTTATAGGCCCTCAGATGAATGGTGCCTTCCCCAGGTTTACCGACCTTCAGTCGTTCGTCCTCTTTCTCAAGCGCATGGTCTGCGCAGTTGCGGATCAGGTGAACAAGGGGGTCGCCCATAATTTCGATTATTGTCTTGTCCAGTTCGGTTTCTTCGCCGCTTATTTTTAAAACAATTTTTTTATCAAGTTTATGAGAAAGGTCACGGACCATTCTTTTATATTTCGAGAACAGTGAGCCGACCGGCAGCATCCTCATCTGCATAACGATATTCTGCAATTCATCGGTAATTCGGCCGACCATATCTCCGGCATCTTTTACACGTTTGCCGACCCCCGGCAAATTATGCCGGACAGTTATTTCCCGTGCCATTTCCGGAAAACTATTCTTGCTGACAATAAGCTCTCCAACCAGATTCATGAGCGTGTCCAGTCGTTCCTGGGGGACTTTTATTGTTGAGGCTACAGCCGAGGCTATGGCAGTCTCTGGCGGATCTTCTTTTCTGTCGCCACTTGAAATTGTTTGCGATGGCGGTGGTAGCGGCGATAAAATCTCATTTTCTGAAACCAGGGCCAGCACATCATCACGAAGAGTATTACAGTCGGCACTTATGACATCTATAAGCAATGCATCCCCGGCTTCTTCGGTATCAGACAACGAGGCAACCATATCCAGAACGGCCTCGGCGTTTTTGGCTTGGGGAGCTAATTGCAGCTTGTCGCAAACTTTTTTTACGGTTTTTATTGAACGGCCTACTTTGTCGATGGCGGTTTTTCGTTTTTCAGGGTCGGAAATTTCAGCAATCCCAATTTCACAGGCCTCAAGACATTGAGACAGGGTATTGGCCAAGGCAAAACGCTCGCCCTGATCTTTCTGCCCGATCTTTTTATCCGCATCTTTCTTGCCTGAGTCATCACTGACATCGGCACTTATCTTACGGCAAGCCATGATTAAATTATCTGCCCTGGCAGTTGTCGGATCACGCTCAACAAAACCGGTAAGGATGAGTTTTAAGCGGTCAACAACCTGAAGCAAGGTGTCAATCATTGCCGGAGGAATGCGCTTTTTCTGATCCCGTACTCCCTGGATAGCACCTTCAGCAGCATGAGCCAGCTTTTGCAGTACTGTGATCGGATGCCTTTCCCGCTGCTCTTCTTTGGGCACGGTGGAAACAAGTACTCCGCCGCTCCCTTTTAAGCTGTGCAATGATCTGAAAATAGTATTAACCAGATCTGGGTTGTTTATGTCTTCTTCAAGTTCAATTAAGGATTCTTCGAGTATTTCAATATGCTCACGACTCTCTTCAACAAAGAGAACATCCATATCCATAGGGTAGCAGATGGCTTCCAGTTCTTCCGCCGTAAGAAGAGGCGCAACTGACGGCTCCGGAATTTCTTCAGCCTGTGTGCATTTTTTAAAACTCCTGAGTGCCGCAAGACTCTCTTCAGCACCCGGGTCGTTGACAGTCAAGGTCACCGGATCGGCAGACCGATCTGCTGCGGCAACAGCCTTCCGGACCTCAAAAATTATCTCGGCTAAAATATCAAGGCCATTTAATAAGGTATCAATCAACCCGTCGGTGGATACCGGGATTGAACGGCTACGGACTGTGTCCAGCAGGGTTTCAATTTCATGACTCAAAATTTGAACAGAAGTCAGACCAAAGGATGATGCCGACTCCCAAACCGTATGAATCGAACGGAGTATGGGCTCCAACGGTTCAGAATCCTGCGGATTTTCCAGCCGGAGGATATCGCCCTCAAGTTCTTCAAGCCGCCCCTCGACCTCATCCAGAAACTCGACAAGCTTTTTAAACTTTATAGCCGCAATCTGTATATCCATTCTCTTTCCTGCACCGGCTCCTCAAGATTATAACAGTAAATGCACACTCTCGACCAAATGCTCAGGCGGGGTCGGTTTAATGATGTACACATTAGCCCCGGCATCGAAACCCTTCTGCTTGTCATCAGCCTCGGATTCGGTTGAGATAATGACTATGGGCAGCTCATCATATTCCGGGATGGCCCGGATACGTCTGACGAATTCATAGCCGTCCATATTGGGCATGTTGATGTCGGTTACCACCAGGTCAATAGAATTTTCCAATAATTTCTGCAGGCCATCCGCACCGTCAATGGCTGAAACAGTCCTGTATCCTGCGTTCTTCAGGATATAGGAGTGAAAATTACAGACCATTTTCGAATCATCGGCAATAAGGATAGTTTTCTTGCCGTCTTTCCCTGTTGCCGCCTCTGCCTTTTCTTTTTTTCTTTTTAAGACGCGAGCCATAACAATCTCCTCAATCCCCTTATTCGTGGATATCTACTTTTTTTGATAAACAATCATCCCGTCCATCTTACGCAACAAAAAGGAGCTTGAAATTCGTCCTATTGATTCAGAGTGACCAAGGAAGATAAAACCGCCGTCAACAAGGCATTCATAAAAATGTCCGACCACCTCTTTCCGACTGGCATCATCAAAGTAAATCAAAACATTGCGACAGAAGATAAAATCAAAATTTTCGGCTTGTCCAATGGCCTTTGTATCCATCAGATTTGCATGACGAAAAGAGACAAGATCCTTCACTTTCGTCTTGACCAGGAACCGGCCGTCTTTTCGGATAAAATATTTTTGGAGATATTCATCCGGCACATCTTTGACCGAGCGCTGCGGGTAATCCGCCTCCTTGGCCGCAGTTAAAGCAGTGGTGTCAATGTCGGTCGCAATGATTTGCGTCTTCCAGGCCGAGAACGGTTCCAGCATTTCCAGGAGAATAATTGCCAAGGTATATGGTTCCTCTCCGGTTGAACAGCCAGCACACCAGATACGGATTGCCTTGTCATTATCCGCTGTTTTTTTCCGGCATACTTCCTCAAGACAATGCTCGGCAAAGACCGCCAGCTGATCAAATTCACGAAACATATATGTTTCGTTAGTGGTCAGTATATTGAGAAGCTGCTGAAACTCCGTACCCTTAGGGTCCCGATATTTAAGCAGACGCAGATATTCCTC from Candidatus Electrothrix communis encodes the following:
- a CDS encoding response regulator — protein: MKKVKDNTSGEILIVDDVPENLQLLVSFLTAQGYQVRPASDGELALAAVKKRLPDLILLDIKMPDMDGFEVCRRLKADERTCNIPVIFISALSSLEDRLKGFAVGGLDYIIKPFEEVEVLARVKNHLQLYRMQEHLEDVVNERTQELKESEQQLQRARKMEAIGRLAGGIAHDFNNILSAILGFAELIIITKSSDSEVTEYAQQVITATNRAAHLVKQILSYSNKSNVTKELFQPHFVVEEAMKLLRTTLPKTLTIVEDIDPKSGSILANPMNIHQVVVNLCTNASQAMYKGKGTLSVALYKEKIDNTVIPADQQAEPGEYVTLSIRDTGCSIPEEDFENMFEPYFNTMKSRGSRGMGLAVVQSITWDSNGFIRVASQADQGTVITVSFPAKETPSEKNIPLDKEKSGGVISDSKENNSKEKILVVDDEELLIQINRKRLEQAGYTVEAFTDSNKALEIFRARPNSFNLLITDQTMPGLSGKELVKAVLEVKPSMPIIMCTGHSDSVSEKKALSMGIRKYITKPLHQHELREAVKELLASKPFSVDGI
- a CDS encoding Hpt domain-containing protein, producing MDIQIAAIKFKKLVEFLDEVEGRLEELEGDILRLENPQDSEPLEPILRSIHTVWESASSFGLTSVQILSHEIETLLDTVRSRSIPVSTDGLIDTLLNGLDILAEIIFEVRKAVAAADRSADPVTLTVNDPGAEESLAALRSFKKCTQAEEIPEPSVAPLLTAEELEAICYPMDMDVLFVEESREHIEILEESLIELEEDINNPDLVNTIFRSLHSLKGSGGVLVSTVPKEEQRERHPITVLQKLAHAAEGAIQGVRDQKKRIPPAMIDTLLQVVDRLKLILTGFVERDPTTARADNLIMACRKISADVSDDSGKKDADKKIGQKDQGERFALANTLSQCLEACEIGIAEISDPEKRKTAIDKVGRSIKTVKKVCDKLQLAPQAKNAEAVLDMVASLSDTEEAGDALLIDVISADCNTLRDDVLALVSENEILSPLPPPSQTISSGDRKEDPPETAIASAVASTIKVPQERLDTLMNLVGELIVSKNSFPEMAREITVRHNLPGVGKRVKDAGDMVGRITDELQNIVMQMRMLPVGSLFSKYKRMVRDLSHKLDKKIVLKISGEETELDKTIIEIMGDPLVHLIRNCADHALEKEDERLKVGKPGEGTIHLRAYNRGRNVIIEVIDDGRGVDPQNIREKAVAKGYLSLEELEELDDTAVQNLIFRPGFSGAKEVGEVSGRGVGLDVVRTNVEKIGGTVSLDSVAEAGTTVTVTLPLTLAVSKGLKVKAGPNHYYLPLEYLVETIKISPEMVRGHRNNQMVVVRDDLLPVFSLYALLAQSEHSVSLTENTDRHNELSMVVVNLNGRKVALAVDTFYTEREYVIKPLTGSLAKIPGLTGATITSSGQVILILDPLKLF
- a CDS encoding protein-glutamate O-methyltransferase CheR; amino-acid sequence: MKLTIENFISFRNLIYERCGLYFESKKIYLFKKRLAIRMAAHDLEKIEEYLRLLKYRDPKGTEFQQLLNILTTNETYMFREFDQLAVFAEHCLEEVCRKKTADNDKAIRIWCAGCSTGEEPYTLAIILLEMLEPFSAWKTQIIATDIDTTALTAAKEADYPQRSVKDVPDEYLQKYFIRKDGRFLVKTKVKDLVSFRHANLMDTKAIGQAENFDFIFCRNVLIYFDDASRKEVVGHFYECLVDGGFIFLGHSESIGRISSSFLLRKMDGMIVYQKK
- a CDS encoding response regulator — its product is MTMKILIVDDSLFTRTIHRQTVENEGYLVVEAGGGQEAVEIFKKEKPDLVVTDLLMPDMDGMDLIREILTTDPTAKMVVCSADRKIEHIREAGKIGALGFLSKPIAAEDLNRLIEKLMG
- a CDS encoding response regulator; its protein translation is MARVLKRKKEKAEAATGKDGKKTILIADDSKMVCNFHSYILKNAGYRTVSAIDGADGLQKLLENSIDLVVTDINMPNMDGYEFVRRIRAIPEYDELPIVIISTESEADDKQKGFDAGANVYIIKPTPPEHLVESVHLLL
- a CDS encoding GGDEF domain-containing protein, whose translation is MRPTDKTLLEQMKIHEAEIFHRKKLIDFSKRDAELLKNCQGFILERLDGLVTEFYDHQISFDEVALIIGDADTLQRLIAAQKEYIMSLFDGTYDLEYTNKRLRIGLVHKRIGVEPKYYLSAVKVLKDKLSEIIRDETSEAELRDATVNALDKLLCFDIELVFDTYIRSLVTVVKSEKDKSEKYALSLEEKVAERTQALQELARRDGLTGLYNHRAFLEFLKRDIASAHRNNLPLSLLYFDVDKFKLINDQKGHVMGDKILQTIGKILSEISREVDVPCRYGGDEFCVILSGCTVEEAKNFCQRLQEQFSAQHEDITLSMGIAQTGPEIFHDHDELIKRADEAMYLAKKTGGFQVEISSP